A genomic segment from Amia ocellicauda isolate fAmiCal2 chromosome 13, fAmiCal2.hap1, whole genome shotgun sequence encodes:
- the rab33ba gene encoding RAB33B, member RAS oncogene family a: MCEMESSLELSASLPGSALPPLRSRIFKMIVIGDSGVGKTCLTYRFCAGRFPDKTEATIGVDFREKMIEIEGEKIKIQLWDTAGQERFRKSMVQHYYRNVHAVVFVYDVTNASSFQSLPGWIEECKHHSLGVEVPRILVGNKCDLRDAVRVGTDVAQKFADSHSMPLFETSAKNPNDNDHVEAIFMTVAHKLKSQKPLMLSQPLGMDNTVQLKTDEKSMWPCGC, translated from the exons ATGTGCGAGATGGAGTCCTCGCTGGAGCTCAGCGCGTCTCTGCCCGGCTCGGCGCTGCCCCCGCTGCGCTCTCGGATCTTCAAGATGATCGTGATCGGAGACTCCGGGGTGGGCAAGACGTGCCTCACATACCGCTTCTGTGCGGGCAGGTTCCCCGACAAGACCGAGGCCACCATCGGGGTCGACTTCCGAGAGAAGATGATCGAGATCGAGGGCGAGAAAATCAAG ATCCAGCTGTGGGACACAGCTGGCCAGGAGCGCTTCCGGAAGAGTATGGTGCAGCACTACTACCGCAACGTACATGCTGTGGTCTTCGTCTACGACGTCACCAATGCCTCCAGTTTCCAGAGCCTGCCGGGCTGGATTGAGGAGTGCAAGCACCACTCTCTGGGCGTGGAAGTGCCGCGCATCCTGGTTGGAAACAAGTGTGACCTGCGGGACGCCGTGCGGGTGGGCACTGACGTGGCACAGAAGTTTGCGGATTCCCACAGCATGCCCCTCTTCGAGACCTCTGCCAAGAACCCCAATGACAACGACCATGTGGAGGCCATCTTTATGACTGTGGCTCACAAACTCAAGAGCCAGAAGCCCTTGATGCTCAGCCAGCCCCTGGGCATGGACAACACAGTCCAGCTGAAGACAGACGAGAAGAGCATGTGGCCATGTGGCTGCTGA
- the ugl gene encoding malate synthase-like: MASVSGVELEHSPRGLEHEYLTLFNDKSVQFIAELVSTFEEDADKILKQRTARKVQLDLTGDLPRFSSLTAHIRNDPTWRVLPVPERLRDRRVDIGDLAPCSTERFTQALRSTAQGIQVDFDDGNCPTFYNQIKGIFNVCQAVRNQFRDVPPISKAPVLMLRPRAWNMVEHNLLVNGKEVPGPLFDFGLLMFHNGKLLFENKSGPFFYLSKIESHLEARLWNNIFIWTEQKLGLPVGSIKATVLIENILASFEMEEILYELQEHSAGLNCGIWDYSASFVNKFGHRPSFLLPDRSKYVNMEKLFLKSYMELLVQTCHRRGALATGGMAALLLPRDKGTAYYHRVMAIVSRLKLLEIKAGVDGFMVYDLELIEPMQKLFLEHTQGQNQLHVLREDVSVTPTNLLTMPAGGVTLNGLKYNIAVGILFIEAWLTGRGHFFYKGQVEDSATAEISRSQVWQWIRHQVKLEDDNRTVTKQLVKSLAQEVQRELKEGLSSDAEAEHRLHTASAMFLEVVQKYEFPEFITTYLNLDHTFLNATAQYNRHSTFVKHKL, translated from the exons ATGGCA TCAGTCAGTGGAGTGGAACTGGAACATTCCCCTCGAGGTTTAGAGCATGAGTACCTAACCCTCTTCAATGATAAGTCTGTACAGTTCATTGCAGAATTGGTCTCCACCTTTGAAGAAGACGCTGACAAG ATCCTTAAACAGAGGACAGCCAGGAAAGTGCAACTGGATCTAACAGGAGATCTCCCCAGGTTCTCCAGCCTCACTGCTCACATCCGCAATGATCCCACATGGAGAGTTCTTCCTGTgccagagagactgagagacagacgCGTGGACATCGGGGACCTGGCGCCATGCAGCACGGAGCGCTTCACACAGGCCTTGAGGTCAACAGCTCAGGGGATCCAG GTTGATTTTGATGATGGAAACTGTCCTACCTTCTACAATCAGATTAAAGGCATTTTTAATGTTTGCCAGGCAGTTCGTAATCAATTCCGCG ATGTTCCACCAATTTCCAAGGCCCCAGTACTGATGCTCAGACCTCGAGCCTGGAACATGGTGGAGCACAACCTGCTG GTCAACGGCAAAGAGGTTCCCGGCCCCTTGTTTGATTTTGGATTATTAATGTTCCATAATGGAAAGCTGCTGTTTGAAAACAAAAGTGGGCCGTTTTTCTATCTATCCAAG ATTGAAAGCCATCTTGAAGCAAGACTGTGGAACAACATATTCATTTGGACTGAACAAAAG CTGGGTTTGCCAGTGGGCAGTATaaaggccactgtgctcatagAGAACATCCTGGCCTCCTTTGAGATGGAGGAGATATTGTATGAGCTGCAGGAGCACTCCGCCGGCCTCAACTGCGGCATCTGGGACTATTCCGCCTCCTTTGTCAACAAGTTTG GCCATCGACCATCTTTCCTGCTGCCAGACCGAAGCAAATATGTGAACATGGAGAAGCTGTTCCTGAAGAGCTACATGGAGCTGCTGGTGCAGACCTGCCACCGACGTGGGGCACTGGCCACAGGGGGCATGGCAGCTCTGCTTTTGCCCAGAGACAAGGGCACTGCCTACTACCACCGAGTCATGGCCATCGTCAGCAG GCTGAAGTTACTGGAAATCAAGGCTGGAGTGGATGGATTCATGGTCTATGACCTTGAGTTAATAGAACCAATGCAAAag CTGTTCCTGGAGCACACACAGGGACAGAACCAGCTGCATGTGCTCAGGGAGGATGTCTCTGTCACACCCACAAATCTGCTCACGATGCCCGCG GGTGGTGTGACCCTCAATGGACTGAAGTATAATATTGCTGTTGGAATCCTCTTTATAGAGGCATGGCTTACAG GAAGGGGGCATTTTTTCTACAAAGGTCAGGTGGAAGACTCGGCTACTGCAGAAATCTCCCGGTCTCAG GTCTGGCAGTGGATTCGTCATCAAGTGAAATTGGAGGACGACAACAGAACAGTCACCAAGCAACTGGTGAAGAGTCTGGCACAGGAAGTCCAGAGAGAGCTGAAGGAGGGTCTCAGCAGTGATGCTGA AGCTGAACACCGGCTACACACCGCCTCTGCAATGTTCCTGGAAGTTGTACAGAAGTATGAGTTTCCAGAGTTCATCACCACTTATTTAAACCTGGACCACACTTTTCTAAACGCCACAGCTCAGTACAACAGGCACAGTACATTTGTAAAACACAAActgtaa